The following are encoded together in the uncultured Sphaerochaeta sp. genome:
- a CDS encoding FAD-dependent oxidoreductase, which yields MKNVLIIGGVAAGATAAARARRLDNDVNITLLEAGADVSFANCGLPYYLGRDIEYRSSLILASEETFHEQYRVKVHTHTEALAIDREKKQVKALNNVTGEEHVFPYDSLILAQGGKPVVPPLPGVNKEHVFQLWTLADMDRIDHYINEKDPKKAVVVGGGFIGLEMVEALTKRGIAVTLVEMAPQVMPNLEGEFAGFITKELLDYGVKLKLGKSVEAIEDKQVLINDGTSIDTDFVLLSVGVLPTLQLAKDSGLEMGSSGGLKVNAQMCTSDPSIFAAGDMVEISHNILGKNVRMPLAGPANRQGRIVGENALGGNRTYKGVSGSSIVKVFEAIAGSTGMSLKAGRDAGLSVDAVVVHKASHTAYYPGSEKVSLMLVFDKKTKKVLGAQVAGRVGIDKRIDVIATAIAGGLTLDDLAELDLAYAPPFNSPNGPVNMAAFTAINHASGFSPSILAQDFEHFVMEQQPIAIDLRDPISYGKANLRGTNNLSQDMIRENLDKIPKENPIILISDDGQKGHVVLRMLKGAGFDRVFNVSGGYISLERHARAIGFQYLQVGKFPIEKKSVEDSKETKREEADESEALASEGPIILDVRTPMEFEMGAYPGSINVGLDSLQEWAEGIEDKDREIIIYCASGARSSYGMRILNQMGFTNVENGGGLHNMMARG from the coding sequence ATGAAGAATGTATTGATCATAGGCGGAGTTGCAGCTGGAGCAACCGCAGCAGCAAGAGCACGAAGACTCGATAATGATGTGAATATTACCCTCTTGGAGGCTGGGGCAGATGTTTCGTTTGCAAACTGCGGCCTTCCTTATTATCTTGGTCGAGATATTGAATACCGTTCTTCCTTGATTCTTGCAAGTGAAGAGACGTTTCATGAACAGTATCGCGTTAAAGTACATACCCATACAGAGGCGCTTGCTATAGACCGTGAAAAGAAGCAGGTAAAAGCATTGAATAACGTTACCGGCGAGGAGCATGTGTTTCCGTATGATTCCCTGATTCTAGCCCAGGGGGGGAAGCCGGTCGTACCGCCTCTTCCAGGTGTGAATAAGGAACATGTATTCCAACTTTGGACTCTTGCAGATATGGATAGGATCGACCACTACATCAATGAGAAAGACCCTAAGAAAGCAGTAGTAGTTGGCGGTGGTTTCATAGGTCTGGAAATGGTTGAGGCACTCACCAAGCGAGGGATTGCTGTTACACTGGTAGAGATGGCACCCCAGGTAATGCCGAATTTGGAAGGGGAGTTTGCAGGGTTTATCACGAAGGAACTATTGGATTATGGTGTAAAGCTCAAACTGGGTAAATCCGTAGAGGCCATTGAAGACAAACAGGTACTCATCAACGACGGTACCTCCATTGATACTGATTTTGTTCTGCTTTCAGTAGGTGTGCTTCCAACGTTGCAACTTGCAAAGGATTCAGGCCTTGAGATGGGTTCCTCTGGTGGACTCAAGGTTAATGCACAGATGTGCACCAGTGACCCTTCCATCTTTGCTGCTGGGGATATGGTGGAGATATCACACAATATCCTTGGGAAAAATGTTCGGATGCCACTTGCAGGTCCTGCAAACAGACAGGGAAGAATTGTTGGAGAGAATGCTCTTGGAGGGAACCGTACCTATAAAGGTGTTTCGGGTAGCTCGATCGTAAAAGTATTTGAGGCTATTGCAGGTTCTACAGGTATGAGTCTAAAGGCAGGTAGGGATGCAGGTCTCAGCGTTGATGCTGTGGTCGTACACAAGGCGAGTCATACTGCTTATTACCCAGGTTCAGAGAAAGTGAGTTTGATGCTTGTTTTTGATAAGAAGACTAAGAAAGTACTTGGAGCACAGGTCGCTGGACGGGTAGGAATAGATAAGAGAATCGATGTTATCGCAACTGCTATTGCTGGTGGTCTGACTCTTGATGACCTTGCTGAACTCGACTTGGCGTATGCTCCTCCGTTCAACTCACCGAATGGCCCAGTCAACATGGCAGCTTTTACTGCCATCAACCATGCCAGTGGGTTCAGTCCCTCTATCCTTGCACAGGATTTTGAACACTTCGTCATGGAACAACAACCTATTGCAATTGACCTTCGTGATCCAATCAGCTATGGAAAGGCCAATCTACGTGGAACCAATAACCTGAGTCAGGATATGATCAGGGAGAATCTGGACAAGATTCCCAAGGAGAATCCGATCATCCTCATCAGCGATGATGGGCAAAAGGGTCACGTAGTACTCAGAATGCTCAAGGGTGCAGGGTTCGACCGTGTGTTTAACGTGAGTGGTGGCTATATCAGTCTAGAACGACATGCCAGAGCCATTGGTTTCCAGTATCTACAAGTAGGAAAGTTCCCGATTGAAAAGAAATCTGTAGAGGATTCTAAGGAGACAAAGAGGGAAGAAGCTGATGAATCTGAAGCGCTTGCTTCTGAAGGACCAATCATCTTGGATGTCCGTACTCCGATGGAATTTGAAATGGGTGCATACCCAGGATCAATCAATGTTGGACTCGATTCCCTACAGGAGTGGGCTGAAGGAATAGAAGATAAAGATCGCGAAATCATCATCTATTGTGCATCAGGAGCCCGTTCCAGTTATGGCATGCGTATCCTTAACCAAATGGGATTCACCAACGTGGAAAATGGTGGTGGTCTGCATAATATGATGGCCAGGGGCTAA
- a CDS encoding SatD family protein, translating to MDNTHHYVAIIADIIDSRTLPNRRQVQIQLQQVLKNVNNYSFLDTYTQLIQTAPFSHPLSKPKQRTTLKDTIVSPFTITLGDEFQGLLSDYSLAVPIVDYIERHMWSVRIRFGIGIGEIHTEIIRNSPFGMDGPAYHIARDMLIHLKQSEKKHKEPFTTMRIGIADNEKLSMMLNMTFSLLSTLKEGWTEKQQKTVHTFMEAGQYNQMQTAALLGITQPTVNNALSAAHFYTYLHTLAGILSSLNEEKR from the coding sequence ATGGACAATACGCACCACTACGTCGCTATTATCGCTGACATTATTGACTCACGGACGCTTCCAAACAGAAGACAAGTCCAAATACAGCTGCAGCAAGTTTTAAAGAATGTCAATAATTATTCCTTTTTGGATACCTATACTCAACTTATTCAAACCGCACCATTCTCCCATCCCCTTTCTAAACCAAAACAACGCACTACGCTTAAGGATACGATTGTATCACCCTTTACCATCACCCTCGGAGATGAGTTCCAAGGATTGTTGAGTGATTATTCTTTAGCAGTTCCAATCGTCGACTATATTGAACGTCACATGTGGTCGGTGCGAATTCGTTTTGGAATCGGTATCGGAGAAATTCACACTGAAATCATTAGGAATTCACCTTTTGGTATGGACGGACCGGCATATCATATTGCCCGTGATATGCTTATACACCTTAAACAAAGTGAAAAAAAACACAAAGAACCCTTTACTACTATGCGAATTGGCATTGCAGACAATGAAAAGCTTTCCATGATGCTCAATATGACCTTTTCTCTCCTCTCAACGCTAAAGGAAGGATGGACGGAGAAACAGCAGAAAACAGTACATACATTTATGGAAGCGGGCCAATACAACCAAATGCAAACTGCTGCTTTGCTTGGTATTACACAACCTACAGTGAATAACGCATTATCTGCTGCTCATTTTTATACCTACTTGCATACGTTAGCTGGAATACTGAGTAGTCTTAATGAGGAGAAGAGATGA
- a CDS encoding ABC transporter permease, producing MIKRWVPLLLISVGLALYISSDALQTTILSFLFPAETQFTHSRKTILQMTGAHITLTIAATLLASLFGIFIGILVTRRAGREFQHLVLKLNAFIQTFPPSAVIILAFPVLGFGWKPALLALFLYSLFPVLGNTIVGFNAVNPAVIDAAKGMGMTWFQQLHIAELPQALPMIITGIRHSYILNLGTAAIAAVIGGEGLGTIIISGLTLRNSALVLSGTIVISLLAFIGEQVFGLLSWNQTNHAGSTEKQTTLSNEEK from the coding sequence ATGATCAAGCGATGGGTTCCTCTTCTCCTGATCTCTGTTGGGTTGGCCCTCTATATTTCCTCTGATGCATTGCAAACAACGATACTCTCGTTCTTGTTTCCTGCGGAGACACAGTTTACCCATTCAAGGAAGACCATTCTGCAGATGACCGGTGCCCACATTACCCTAACGATTGCAGCAACGCTACTTGCCAGCTTGTTTGGTATATTCATCGGCATCCTGGTTACAAGAAGGGCAGGGAGAGAGTTCCAGCATCTGGTACTTAAGCTGAATGCTTTTATCCAGACCTTTCCTCCATCGGCAGTCATCATTCTTGCATTTCCCGTGTTGGGTTTTGGCTGGAAACCAGCCTTGTTGGCCCTGTTTCTCTACTCTCTCTTTCCTGTCCTGGGGAATACGATAGTAGGGTTCAATGCAGTTAACCCAGCTGTAATCGATGCTGCAAAGGGAATGGGGATGACTTGGTTCCAGCAACTTCATATTGCTGAGCTCCCACAAGCGTTGCCCATGATAATCACCGGTATACGACACAGTTATATCCTTAATCTTGGGACTGCTGCTATAGCAGCAGTGATTGGTGGGGAAGGACTCGGGACCATCATCATCAGCGGACTTACCCTGCGTAATTCTGCCTTGGTGCTCTCTGGTACCATCGTAATCAGTCTGCTCGCCTTTATTGGGGAACAGGTATTTGGTCTGCTCTCCTGGAATCAAACAAATCATGCAGGCAGTACTGAGAAACAAACCACACTGTCAAATGAAGAGAAGTAA
- a CDS encoding alpha/beta hydrolase, with amino-acid sequence MHKRTKLLFPITIILITFLLIISSCTHTATIRDQAGNRLDLEVDSRERVSINGTKQSIYLAGEKRDNPILLWLDGGPGGSEVGWVRTYLGDLHKDFTIVCWDQRGVAASYAAAKKGMEVEHYVEDVIALSELLTERFNQEKIFLLGHSWGGFLGSLAAVERPDLFHAFIAASPHVNSNENDTIGYRMILEGARRRGDTKTIKTLEEIGLPPYEKNDKEGNLVGDGQAYYALLSRLYSYSPSAPSDHGFRSEKMFLAPEHSFFSKINLVRGVIRGTKTVYPKIRHRSLEDEANRFTLPLFVINAAYDMTCVSSITERWFNSVKAPEKQMLWLEHSGHNGIYTESEAFTQFMKERVLKVIQ; translated from the coding sequence ATGCACAAAAGAACGAAACTACTTTTTCCTATTACCATCATTCTCATTACGTTCCTTCTGATCATTTCATCTTGTACTCATACAGCAACTATACGTGATCAAGCAGGCAATAGGCTGGATTTGGAAGTAGATAGCAGAGAACGTGTATCAATCAATGGTACAAAACAGTCCATTTATTTGGCAGGAGAGAAAAGAGACAATCCAATCCTTCTCTGGCTTGATGGAGGACCCGGAGGATCAGAGGTGGGTTGGGTAAGAACCTATCTGGGAGATTTGCATAAAGACTTCACCATTGTCTGCTGGGACCAACGTGGAGTTGCGGCAAGCTATGCAGCAGCGAAGAAGGGCATGGAAGTTGAGCACTATGTTGAAGATGTCATTGCACTCAGTGAGCTCTTGACCGAACGATTCAATCAAGAAAAAATCTTTTTACTCGGGCACTCCTGGGGCGGCTTTCTGGGGTCCCTTGCAGCTGTAGAACGACCTGATTTATTCCATGCCTTCATTGCTGCCTCCCCCCATGTCAACTCGAATGAGAACGACACCATAGGATACAGGATGATATTAGAGGGCGCGAGGAGAAGAGGAGATACCAAAACAATCAAGACACTTGAGGAGATTGGATTGCCTCCTTATGAAAAGAACGATAAAGAGGGAAATCTGGTAGGAGACGGACAGGCCTATTATGCATTGCTCTCACGTCTATACTCCTACAGTCCCAGTGCTCCAAGTGATCATGGTTTTCGCTCAGAGAAAATGTTTCTTGCACCTGAACACTCTTTTTTCTCTAAAATCAATCTGGTCAGAGGGGTGATCCGCGGAACGAAGACCGTTTACCCAAAGATCCGGCATCGTAGTCTGGAAGACGAAGCCAATCGATTCACCCTACCACTGTTTGTCATCAACGCAGCATACGACATGACATGCGTTTCAAGTATCACCGAGCGTTGGTTTAACAGCGTAAAGGCACCAGAAAAACAGATGCTATGGTTGGAACATTCAGGACATAACGGAATATACACAGAGAGTGAAGCGTTCACGCAATTCATGAAGGAACGTGTATTGAAGGTGATACAGTAA
- a CDS encoding chloride channel protein has protein sequence MQNKNQFSHKPTYERVVLTQQSQIHRTVYISLLCILVGAIAGLGAAGFKYLIEFFHNLFFSGQLSFQHNRGGLISSWGPFVIAVPAIGITLAQWITTKWAPEAKGHGVPEVMVAVSENRGKIRPVVALVKSFASAITIGSGGSVGKEGPIVQIGASFGSTLGQSLKLSSRETIILVGAGVAGGISATFNAPIGGIMFALELILPEYSIMTIMPLVVSAIIATTVGAVFMGSHPAFIVPEYTMVSHYELFFYALLGLLAGLLSVVFIKSVYGMEDFFDGLKIPATVKSIIGGLIVGTIGYISLRLFGNYHVFGVGYDFLDLVLDNKITALVMAFALIFMKLLANSLTLASGGSGGIFAPSLFLGGALGATVGIIVNTLFPETTGPISAYAIVGMAAIVSGVTGGVLTAIIMVFEMTRDYAIMLPLLLSGVLSFFVARLIYGETMYTQKLTRRGIQIQFDKRIPTMKTLSVGEIMKKDLISCNPSDTAETVWNIMHKHGIGLLPVIDGDNVLGTIGYIGLHQSKEKSKESVSSLMKKTDITIPYSANLYDALQVMEEEKTNILIVKDKDSKVVGFVTTNRLIQNYLQKKRLS, from the coding sequence ATGCAAAACAAAAACCAGTTTTCCCATAAACCCACATATGAGCGGGTAGTATTAACACAGCAAAGTCAAATTCATCGGACGGTCTACATCAGCCTCCTCTGTATTCTTGTTGGAGCCATAGCAGGATTGGGTGCTGCCGGATTCAAGTACTTGATCGAGTTCTTCCATAATCTTTTCTTCTCCGGTCAACTCTCCTTCCAACATAATCGTGGAGGACTTATCAGTTCTTGGGGTCCCTTTGTTATAGCTGTTCCTGCAATCGGTATTACCCTCGCCCAATGGATTACTACAAAATGGGCACCGGAGGCTAAAGGACATGGAGTTCCTGAGGTCATGGTCGCAGTATCAGAAAACCGAGGCAAGATTCGACCCGTCGTTGCACTAGTAAAATCATTTGCCTCAGCAATTACCATTGGATCAGGCGGTTCAGTCGGCAAGGAAGGACCCATTGTGCAAATTGGGGCTAGCTTTGGTTCTACATTGGGGCAATCACTTAAACTCTCATCCAGGGAGACCATTATCCTTGTTGGTGCTGGGGTTGCCGGAGGTATCAGCGCAACGTTCAATGCACCGATCGGCGGCATTATGTTCGCCTTGGAACTCATTCTTCCTGAATACAGCATCATGACCATCATGCCATTGGTGGTATCAGCAATTATTGCAACTACTGTAGGAGCAGTGTTCATGGGATCACATCCTGCTTTCATAGTTCCTGAATATACAATGGTCTCCCATTATGAACTCTTTTTCTATGCACTGTTAGGGCTGCTCGCAGGATTGCTTTCTGTTGTTTTCATCAAGTCAGTTTACGGAATGGAAGACTTTTTTGATGGACTAAAAATTCCTGCTACAGTGAAATCAATCATCGGGGGTCTGATTGTAGGAACCATCGGCTATATCAGCCTCCGCCTGTTTGGCAATTACCACGTGTTTGGTGTCGGATACGACTTCCTCGACTTGGTTCTTGATAACAAAATCACTGCATTGGTGATGGCATTCGCCCTAATATTCATGAAACTGCTTGCTAACTCCCTGACCCTTGCCTCTGGAGGTTCTGGCGGCATTTTTGCCCCATCCCTCTTCCTGGGAGGTGCCTTGGGTGCAACGGTTGGTATTATCGTGAACACGCTCTTCCCAGAGACAACAGGTCCTATCTCTGCATATGCCATTGTTGGGATGGCCGCAATTGTCTCGGGGGTAACAGGTGGGGTACTTACCGCTATCATCATGGTTTTTGAGATGACACGGGACTATGCGATCATGCTACCCCTGTTGCTCAGCGGAGTACTCTCCTTCTTTGTTGCAAGGCTTATCTACGGTGAGACAATGTACACGCAGAAACTCACCAGGAGAGGTATTCAAATACAGTTTGACAAGCGAATTCCGACCATGAAGACACTCTCTGTTGGAGAAATCATGAAAAAGGACTTGATCAGCTGCAACCCCTCCGACACTGCAGAAACAGTATGGAACATAATGCATAAACATGGAATCGGGTTACTCCCTGTAATTGATGGGGACAATGTACTTGGAACTATTGGATACATCGGATTGCATCAGAGTAAAGAAAAGAGCAAAGAATCGGTCTCTTCGTTGATGAAGAAAACCGATATTACCATCCCCTACTCTGCAAACTTGTATGATGCACTTCAGGTAATGGAAGAGGAGAAAACCAATATCCTTATTGTGAAGGACAAGGATAGTAAGGTGGTTGGGTTTGTTACTACCAATAGGCTTATACAAAACTACCTACAAAAGAAACGTCTAAGTTAA
- a CDS encoding DUF3307 domain-containing protein, translating into MNTSIFQLYLLLHVLGDFYLQSETMARHKNIKYRAVMLHSLMYALPFLSSLLFLHPSKDLSISLIILIVLHLCIDSIKFIFLKYKKSKESTLYGIDQGLHIVSLAVVTILIKPMLLYPASWLIGVVNSSTLSFSTQLSWPLCILILAKPSNITIKHIISRLGRKEETTRNNAGAMIGTLERYIMIILLSLGQFGALALVMAAKSISRYEMLKDKYFAEYYLLGTLLSILISLLVWLLLFI; encoded by the coding sequence ATGAATACCAGCATTTTCCAATTATATCTTCTTCTCCATGTACTAGGTGATTTCTATCTCCAAAGTGAAACAATGGCAAGGCACAAAAATATAAAATACCGAGCTGTTATGCTACATTCTCTTATGTACGCACTCCCGTTTCTAAGCTCACTGTTATTCTTGCATCCCTCAAAGGACTTAAGCATTTCCCTCATCATTCTCATCGTATTACATCTCTGTATCGACTCAATCAAATTCATATTTCTCAAATATAAAAAGAGCAAGGAATCTACCTTGTATGGTATAGATCAAGGTCTCCATATCGTCTCTTTGGCAGTGGTAACAATACTCATCAAACCAATGCTATTGTACCCAGCATCATGGCTTATCGGTGTAGTCAATTCCAGTACCTTATCCTTTTCAACCCAACTTAGCTGGCCACTCTGCATCCTGATTCTAGCAAAACCCTCTAACATTACTATTAAACACATAATTTCACGACTAGGAAGAAAGGAAGAGACAACACGCAACAATGCTGGGGCCATGATCGGTACCCTTGAACGCTATATCATGATCATCTTGCTCAGTCTCGGGCAGTTTGGAGCATTGGCTCTGGTAATGGCAGCCAAATCCATTTCTCGGTATGAGATGCTCAAGGATAAGTATTTTGCAGAATATTATCTTTTAGGAACCCTTTTGAGCATTCTCATATCACTTCTTGTCTGGTTACTTCTCTTCATTTGA
- a CDS encoding TetR/AcrR family transcriptional regulator has product MKGLLVEFGAKGERGMDMKAQIIAKGNELFKDKGYEKVTVNDICEACGITKTTFYYHLKSKQDILLQSYDIIVDNLTPMLRQMLHLPSCWEQIKHLFDYLITQFIELGPELNTQLLIVNLQRKERALHLRKHLEEIAIDIISMGQERGQFQNSNEPRILYEAAAYMFTGYEYMWCSLSGDFAWRELFFQSLKTLLEVSLDPVSCN; this is encoded by the coding sequence ATGAAGGGGCTTCTGGTAGAGTTTGGAGCTAAGGGAGAGCGTGGTATGGACATGAAGGCACAGATTATTGCCAAGGGGAATGAGCTTTTCAAGGATAAAGGGTATGAGAAAGTTACCGTGAATGATATCTGTGAAGCCTGTGGCATTACAAAGACCACGTTCTATTATCATCTGAAGTCAAAACAGGACATTCTGTTGCAAAGCTATGATATTATCGTTGACAATCTGACCCCGATGCTAAGACAGATGTTGCACTTACCTTCTTGTTGGGAGCAAATAAAACACCTCTTTGATTATCTCATTACTCAATTCATAGAATTGGGACCTGAGTTGAACACTCAACTGTTGATCGTGAATCTTCAGAGGAAAGAACGTGCTCTGCACCTGAGGAAACACCTCGAGGAGATTGCAATAGACATCATCTCCATGGGACAGGAAAGAGGTCAGTTTCAAAACAGCAATGAGCCAAGGATACTCTATGAAGCGGCTGCTTATATGTTTACTGGTTATGAATATATGTGGTGCTCTCTTTCTGGTGATTTTGCATGGAGGGAGTTATTCTTCCAATCCCTAAAAACCCTGCTCGAGGTATCTTTAGATCCGGTTTCTTGCAACTAG
- a CDS encoding FAD-dependent oxidoreductase, which produces MRLLEQTRIAGMKLRNRTYMAPMGTQTNADGSFSDRSIRYYEERAKGGFALIITGANQVTMEYEAKACNVLGTAKAFEQMNFLARRIHNHGAKLCIQLTPGLGRMQFTTGDVRPYSASEVDSFWFPEVKCKAFSKEDIQFLVTKMAEGAATAKASGADAVELHGYGGYLMDQFQSTLWNKRTDEYGGSLENRMRFSVECVKAIREAVGPNFPILYKFTPYHGVEGGRELDEGTAMAKILEEAGVDALHVDVGCYEAWYKAINTVYQPPMVQLPVAAEIKKHVTVPVLSQGKMQNPADAEAALQDGKADMIGLGHMAIADPYWVQKVKKHETYDITPCIGCNECLFAGFSGKILHCAVNPLAFAEDYYPVGKDDSNKRILVIGGGPGGIVAALTAEQRGMQVELWEKRNVLGGLLLAAGGPRFKKDVQDYVDYLVGKLHRSSVKVSLMKDGTPDEVLAGGYDKVIFATGATPVMPSIKGIEQDWVTGANNLLTNKKTYGKKVVVVGAGLVGCETACHCAEQADSVTMIEMLPEILATTRHCKNNDQALRQLIEDCKVKSVTSAKVLSFEDGKVIYEKDGKKHSLEADTIAIAAGYKANTELYDALSDKVDCALVGDAENPDNILSAVHHGFHAVRCI; this is translated from the coding sequence ATGAGACTTTTAGAACAGACACGCATTGCAGGTATGAAATTGCGAAACCGCACATACATGGCACCGATGGGAACCCAGACAAACGCTGACGGTTCCTTCTCCGACAGATCCATTCGTTATTATGAAGAGCGCGCCAAGGGTGGTTTTGCACTCATTATCACTGGAGCAAATCAGGTTACCATGGAGTATGAAGCAAAGGCATGTAATGTACTTGGTACTGCAAAAGCGTTCGAGCAAATGAACTTTCTCGCAAGACGAATTCACAATCATGGTGCAAAGCTCTGTATCCAGCTCACCCCAGGACTGGGACGGATGCAGTTCACCACAGGTGATGTACGCCCATATTCAGCGAGTGAAGTAGATTCATTCTGGTTTCCTGAAGTGAAATGCAAGGCTTTCAGTAAAGAAGATATCCAGTTCCTCGTCACAAAGATGGCAGAAGGAGCTGCAACTGCCAAGGCCTCTGGGGCAGATGCAGTCGAGCTACATGGATATGGTGGGTATTTGATGGACCAGTTCCAGTCAACCCTCTGGAACAAGCGCACTGATGAATATGGTGGTAGCTTGGAAAACCGTATGCGTTTCTCAGTGGAGTGTGTGAAGGCAATTCGTGAGGCAGTAGGACCGAACTTCCCGATTCTCTACAAGTTCACCCCGTACCACGGAGTGGAAGGGGGTAGGGAGCTTGACGAAGGAACTGCTATGGCAAAGATACTTGAGGAAGCTGGGGTTGATGCGCTTCATGTTGATGTTGGTTGTTATGAGGCTTGGTACAAGGCGATCAATACCGTTTATCAACCACCAATGGTACAATTGCCAGTTGCCGCAGAGATAAAGAAGCATGTAACGGTACCTGTACTGTCACAAGGGAAAATGCAGAATCCTGCAGATGCAGAAGCTGCCTTGCAGGATGGAAAAGCTGATATGATCGGACTGGGGCATATGGCCATCGCTGACCCTTACTGGGTCCAGAAGGTCAAGAAACATGAAACCTACGACATTACTCCCTGTATCGGCTGTAATGAGTGTCTCTTTGCTGGTTTCAGTGGAAAGATTCTACATTGTGCTGTGAACCCGCTTGCTTTTGCTGAAGATTATTATCCTGTCGGTAAAGATGATTCCAACAAGCGTATCTTGGTCATCGGTGGTGGTCCTGGTGGTATTGTGGCTGCACTGACTGCAGAGCAGAGAGGCATGCAGGTAGAACTGTGGGAGAAACGAAACGTGCTTGGTGGATTGTTGCTTGCAGCAGGTGGACCACGCTTCAAGAAGGACGTTCAGGACTATGTCGACTACTTGGTTGGAAAACTGCACCGTAGCAGTGTGAAGGTTTCACTTATGAAAGATGGAACTCCTGATGAAGTACTTGCTGGTGGTTATGACAAAGTAATTTTCGCTACCGGAGCAACGCCCGTTATGCCTTCGATCAAGGGAATTGAACAGGATTGGGTAACAGGGGCAAATAACCTACTGACCAACAAGAAAACCTACGGAAAGAAGGTTGTTGTAGTTGGAGCTGGCTTGGTCGGATGTGAGACCGCATGTCACTGTGCAGAGCAGGCAGATTCTGTGACCATGATCGAGATGCTTCCTGAGATTCTTGCAACCACAAGACACTGCAAGAACAATGACCAGGCTCTCCGTCAGTTGATCGAGGACTGCAAGGTGAAAAGTGTAACTTCTGCAAAGGTACTCTCATTTGAAGATGGCAAGGTCATCTATGAAAAGGATGGCAAGAAACACTCCCTTGAAGCCGATACAATAGCGATTGCTGCTGGATACAAGGCAAATACGGAATTGTATGATGCCCTTTCTGACAAGGTCGACTGTGCCTTGGTCGGGGATGCCGAGAATCCAGATAATATTCTCTCTGCAGTGCACCATGGATTCCACGCTGTTCGCTGTATCTAA